CAGCCCcattatctgtgtgaccttgaacatgtGCCCATCCTTGCTCATCTAAAATAGGGATGATAGTAATTTCCTTACAGGGCTGagagaggaataaatgagataatgtgtgtaaagagcccagcacagagtaagtgttcaataaatattcagatttattattttgaaaattatttcagttcCTGTACATCTTCtagttaaaaaatattgaatagttAATGGTACAATATTTTAAGGTCTTtgcacaaagagaaagaaaccaccCACAATCTTCCTCTCCAGCACATCTCTTCATGTTTACATACTGTTTCCATGTGGTTAGAATGTGGGGTGCATGGGGGGCGGGGGCGAGTTTGTTAAGGTCTGTGAGAGTGATCCTGCACCTGGTCAGACTCACCCTTGCTAGGCAGTGGGTCCAGCTGAGGTtctgggtgggaggaggtggctTGGGATCTCAGTCAGGTTTTGAGCTGGTTTGGGACTGATTGGAAAAGGGTTAGACCTGGACCTCAGGCCCTTTGGGGAAAGGGTTGGCACTCTATATCCTGGGCCAGGTGAAGAGGTAAACATAGGCCAGAGGTAAGCAGAGGGCCTGGAGTGGTCTTCAGGATGACTGCTGGAGATCCCGAATGGAGCATTTGCTCCCTAATGGAACTGTCAGGGGAGAGCAGGAAGATCATGACTGTTAGCGACGTGGGGATATGGAGGGACAGGGAGGAACAAGTGACAGCGTTCGCTTGTCAACATTAACTGGCTGATTGAGAGGGAGTGCTCAAACTCCCTTGGAGCTCATGGGAGCATGCTGGTGGAACTCAGCCATCTGATGGAGGAACCCAACCTCTCCCATCCCAGCAACTGCTAAAGACTGAGTGTGTGAGTCCTCGTGTGAACACGAGGACTTGGTCTGCCCAGAGAGCCACAAGCCTTCCTTCTGGTTCAGCCATTGTGCATATCTGTGGGGTTCCCCTGGATGCGGGCCCAGAGACTTATCTCCTCCTCTGGCCCCTCTGGGCAGCAAAGTTACCATGGTTACGGGTACAGATTGTGCTAGAGACCTTCTGGAGGGAGAGTAAGCCAGAATCTTACAGGCTTACCCTATAGTCACTGTGTCGTCAGCCCGAGGAGGTGGAAGAGCTCTGGTTTCACGGTCAGACAGATGTGGGTTGTGGTCCTGGCCCTGTCCCCctctagctgtgtgtccttgggcaagctGCATAGCCCTTCTGAGCCTGCAAAATGGGACTaggctgtgccaggcactaggctaAGCACTTTTTTTGTATTAACTCACTGAAGCTCCATAATAGCCTTTTGAGGCTGAactatttcccccattttacagatgtggaaatgtAGGTACAGGGAGGATAAATCACTTGCCCCAGGTCACGTAAGTTCCTGGCACCTGGAGGGTGCTCAGTAGGGTCCAATCCCACTCTCCCTAGTTATTTCACAATTCTAGAATGCCAGAGTAGGACTGGACCTTAGGAGTATCTTGTTTAACCTGTTACACAAGTGGAGAGGCTGAGGCCCTGAGCAGAAGATAAATTTCCCACAATGAACTTAACCTATTGAGGTCAAGTTGGAAGTAGAACCAGGTCCCGTCATTCCAAACCCGGGTGTTCCCCTTTCCTCCAGGACTCCCCCATTCTGTCAGACTCTCCTGGAAAGGAATGATTGTGAGGAGGCAGGACCAGGGAGAGAGGGGCTGGCCATGGGGAactccttggcttgtggtagGAAGGGGAGGGCACCTGCTTGGCGAGGGGTGAGCCTTCTGGGTGGGAAGTGACAGCCAGTGGCCGCCCCGTAAAGGGATGACTTCCTTTGTGTTCTCCCACTGTGGCTTCAGGAGTATCTGAAGGGCCTGTGCAGCCCGGAGCTATGGAAGGAGGTTCGCTATCCGCCTGCCCTGCACTGTGCCTTCCTTGGGGCCCAGGGCCTCTTCCTCGACTGCCTCTGCTGGAGCACCCTGGCCTACCTGGTGCCTGGCCCCCCTGGCTCCCTGATGGTGGGCGGGCTGACTGAGTCTTTCATCATGACCCAGAACTGGCTGGAGGAGCTGGTGGGGCGGCTGCGCTGGGGCCCTGCCCCTCTGCTCACCCCCCGGGGGATCTGGGAGGCCGAGGTAACCCGGGCCTTTGGGGCTTTGGTCTGGATCCGTGGTGATCAGTATGCAGGGGACCTGCTGCAGCTGCCCCCAGCGGTccaggagctgctgctgagcctgGTGCGGGACGCTGCGGGCAAGGAGGACATCATTGAGTGGCTCAGCCGCATCGGCACCTCCAGCGCCCGCTCTGACCCGGAGGTCATGATCTGCCCTCCCCACCAGCGGAAGGAAGGTCCGGCCATGATGTCCGTGGGAGATAGTCCTGGGCCCCTCCTGGAGATGAGGGCCCTCCAGAATGGGAGCACAGAAAATTCAAAGAGATTAACCAGCCTGGGAGCCCCCCCAGGCCAGAATGCACAGCAGGAGACAGCAAACCAGCTGGTACGGTAAGTTCTGGACAATCAGTCTAgcttctctgcccccacccctgctcccccaccccgaGGAAGGTGTTTGGAACCTAACTGACCACCTCACCTTTCCAACAAACTTGGTCTTCCTCCAGGGTCGGTTCCAACAACCAAGGTGGTATGGACAGTGCTTGCAAGGAAGGGCCAGTGCCCGGAGCCAGCAACCAGGACTCTGTGAACCACTCACAAACCTTGTCACAGCAGAGGCAGGTCCAGAGGGTGGAAGACAAACTCCCCTTCCCGCCTCCAGTGTCAGCCCTGGGTGTGTGCCCTCCCTGGAAGGCCTGGGCTCCAGGGCCAGCCTTTGGGCCCTTGTGGCCGGGGGCTATTGCTGCAACCTTCTGGAGGATCAATGAACTGCATTCTCTCCACCTGGCCTGGCTGCTGTCCCAGGCgtgcttcagtttccccttctggCAGAGGCCGCTGGGCCCCATTCAGTTCAAACTGCCAGGGCAGAGTCCTTTGCCCTTAAACCTGGAGTGGAAGCAGAAGGAGCTTGTTCCTTTGCCCAGTGTGGAAAGCCCAGATTGTAGACCAGATGGAGGACCGGGAGGAGAGGCAACCCTACAGAATTGCCCGAGGCCAGAGACCCCCAAAAAAGTTATGAGTTTATTGGTTGTCTCAGGGGGCTCGGGTATAAAGGACAAGGCTAGCCCAGGACTTCCACAGATAGGGCCACCTTTGACCTCTACGCACCAACTCCAAGCTGGAAGTGAGCCGGGTGATCAAGGAAGTGTGCAGTGGGATTGTAAGGGCCCAGAAGACGGGCCCTTTCCAGCACTGCCCAGAGGGCAAGGGGTGCCTACAGCTCAAGGGAGGCCTGCGGCTCAACCGGGGCTAACGGCTCAGTCAGTACCTGACGCTCAAACAGTGCCTGAAACTCTTGAAGTGCCCATGGTTTCAGCAGTGTCCCCAGCTCAAACTCCACCCGCAAACCAAGTGCCGTCTGCAGCCCCCCAAGTGCCTACAACCCAAATGATGCCAGCAGTCCACACAGAACCTGCTGCTCCCAAAGTGCCTTCGGCTCCAGCAAAGCCTGCCCCTCAAGTGGTGCCCACAGCTCAGAAGGCAACCGTGGGTCAACCGGCATCGGCAGCTCACGTGGTGCCTGCAACTCCGAAAACTCCCACAGCTCAGAAAATGCCTGCAGCTAAAACATCACCTGTGGGCCCCAAAACACCCAAAGCTCAAACTGGGCCTGCAGCTAAAACAGGGTCCACAGCTCCCAAAGCATCTGCAGCCTCCAAAGCCTCCAGAGCTCCAAAAATGCCTGCAGCTCAGAAGGCACCCACAGATCCAGGCCCAGCCTTGGATGCAGCCAAACTCCTGAGTGAGGTTCAGCCTCTGTCAAGGGGCAGTGCCTCCTTGAAGGGCCAGGGAGAGGCCAGGAGGCAGAGTCCCCAGTCCAGCAGTACCTTGGCTGCCAGTAGTAAGCACCAACCTCAGGTGGGCGGACTCCTGGGGGCTTGGGAGGGGGCCCCGAGGCAGCCCCCTCGACAACCACAGGCGAACAATACAGTGACCAGCTTCCAGAGGTACCACGAGGCCCTCAATACACCCTTTGAGCTGAACCTGTCGGGGGAACCTGGGAACCACGGGCTGCGGCGAGTGGTCATTGACGGCAGCAGTGTGGCCATGGTGTGAGTAGCCACGGGTCTGGGGGAGGCTGGGCAGGCTGGGGGGCTGTGGCAGGGAATCCCTGGGGGGACAGATTGTGGGCATCCCTTCTTGTCCTCTGTGTGTGGGTGACATGGGGTTCAAATGGGGAAAAGATGGGAGGGGAAGTGACTCATGTTGAGTGGCTACTGCACGGTAGGCAGTGTGCATGGAATCGTCACAGTAACCCTGCAAATGTAGGTTCCTGTTCTTCTTTGACAGGAGccgaaacaggctcagagaggtgacaaATCTTGCCCAAGTTCCCAGAGCCAGTAAGGGTTCTAAGTGGCCTTTGGGTTCAGATCCATTCACTGCCAAGACCCACTGTCTTTCCATTGCAGTCTGCCTTGCATAGCATGGCATCAGACAACCCCAGGCCTTTCCAATGTTTAGCCCGAACCTTAGTCCTAGTGCAGACCTCTTGCATGAAGCTTTTCCTGACCAACCCTTAGACATCGCCCTCCCTCTATAGCACTTGCTGCTGTGTATACATTAGCATAAATACATGCAAGACCACGGTAGACTAATGTCTGTGTTGAGTACACTCCCCGCACACAGTAGGTGGTCAGCGAATGTTTGTTTGCTTCCAGCTCTAACCTGAGCTCTTTGGGTGTAGAGGTCgccttcttcctcctcttgtcCAGGGGGCCGCACACGCGcgcgggcacacacacacacacacacacacacacacacacacagagtaaatgAGTTTACTAATAGGTGCTGGAAGGATGATGGTCTgatgatggaaggaagggagaagggcatTGCTGGTGCCTGTGATGCTGATGCTGGTGCCCTGGCACTGCCCACCGTGCTGCCCCGGCTGGCTCtaagggaggggtggagaggcagGGCCATTCCATGCATAGGCAGTTGCTCCTTCACTTCTCACCAACCCCACAGGCACGGCCTCCAGCACTTCTTCTCCTGCCGTGGCATTGCTATGGCGGTGCAGTATTTCTGGAATCGGGGACACCGAGAGGTCACTGTATTTGTACCCACCTGGCAGCTGAAGAAGAACCGGAGGGTGAGAGGTGAGCGGTGCActgccccccagcccctccagcATCACCAAGCTTTTCCTATCCCTGACTCTCTGTCCCCACTGTGGCCTTTTCCACTTAACCCTTCCTGTGACCATCTCTGTCTTCTGCCTTTCACCTCCAGAGAGTCACTTTCTGACGAAGCTACATTCCCTCAAGATGCTTTCAATCACCCCCTCCCAGCTTGAGAACGGCAAGAAGATCACCACCTATGATTACAGGTGTGCCAGTCCCCAGGCCTTCTCTCTGTGGGGCTCCGGAGTCTGGACTGGTGTGTCAGGTGGAGTCCTGGCTTGTCCGCTCTgggagatggaggcagaaatGTTTGAGGGGGTCGTGTGAAAGAGGATGACGCATAGCCCTCTGTACGCAGAGAGAAGGACACAGTGAGGAGACGGCTCCAAGGTCAGCTCTACTCGAGCCAATGGGCATTCCTGACTTTGGGACTTTGCAACTTCATTTCCCTAGTTAACAGACTTTCTTTCCCCGTGACATATGGCCCAAGACCCACTGCTTTGGATAGGACTAGGCCAGGTGACTCTTGGTGCTTCGGTGCTTCGAGTGAACTGCCTCCTAAACAGATGGTTTTGGGTGACAGTTTGGGTTGAAGTTCATGTCTCAAGGAGCTGCTTCAgtctttctcttccccatcccTGGTACTGGGAGGAGGTATGTGCGCATTTCTGGCTGGGTTCTGAAAATGGTTAGACTGGCCCCGTTTCCTAGCTAAAGCCCGAATGCCTCCCTACTTGTCAATCCTAAGCACCCAGTCCCCAACATGACTGCACAACCACTGTGCACACGGGGAGTCTGTGATGCTGCCTTTGTTGGGGCAGAGAAGGCCCTGCTGTAGTCTCCTGGGTTAGACACAGGTCTTGGCTCCACTTAGGCACCTACCATGCCGGGCAGGAAGAAGTTGTGTTCCTCCCCACTATTCCCCAAACCTGGCCCCCACTCATCCTTCAGGCCTGGgaaggggtgggcagggcagCTCAGGCATCTTTCCTTCAAGATCAAGCCCGCTGGGTGAGGTGTTTAAGTTCCTGTAGGTTCCTTCCTGTGTTGGAAGATGGTTTTTCTGCAGATGGCCCCCTCTGCTGGGCACTAGTGAAGTAGCATGCTTGGGGCCGCCTGAATGGCCGTCTTCAGGGAATGCTAAGTGGGTggcctttgctttctttcctggTCACAGTCCTCTTTCCAGTAGAAGTGATCCTCGGAAAATGGGTTTGTTTATTCAGGTGTGTGTTTTTATATGcgttttatatgtgtatacatgtatacatatagtatatgtatgtatgtgtgtctcaGTATGTACATGAATGATGTGCATTGGTGAAGAGTAATAACGgaaaatttgtgtgtgtgctgtgtagCAGGCACTGAATTTGCTGTCATTcagtttaatcctcacagcaatatAGGGTaggtgttttatgttttacagatgtggacaCTGAAGCAGTAAAAATTCATGTGTGGGTGTGGACAAgtgtgtgggtttgtgtgtgtgcgtgtgtatgtgaaCACCTATGTATAAAACAAGGGTCTGTGTTTGTATAGACCGTTGGGGGGTGTGCATCCCAGTTCAGCCTCCCAGGTACTAGTGGTGATCCCAGATGGCTGCATAGACGAGGGGATGGGCTCCTGAGCCCCGGCTTCCTGACTACCAAGGGCACTTTTTGTCCAACACGCCTCAATGTGAAACTACAAGTTCATTTTCCCAGATGACTGGGGAAAGGAGGGCCTGGTTATTGGGTCATTAGTGACTCCCCGTCTTCTTGCAGGTTCATGGTAAAGCTGGCAGAAGAGACGGATGGCATCATCGTCACCAATGAGCAGCTCCACATTCTGATGAATAATTCCAAGAAACTGATGGTCAAAGATCGGTGAGGCAGCTCAGAGGGGGTTAGGCTGTTCCTTCCCCTTGGATGTCAGGCAGCCTCTGGCAGGGGGGtgttggggcagggagaggggcctTGGGGCAGTGCCCACCAGCACCTGCTGGGTCTCCACCCCCGTGGAGATGCCCAGGCAGCAATGGGGTGTGGGTGAGTCAAAGGCTTCTCTGTGACTGTGCCTCTTCTCTCTCGGGTCCAGCCTGCTGCCCTTCACCTTTGCGGGGAATCTCTTCATGGTGCCTGACGACCCCCTGGGCCGTGATGGCCCCACTTTGGACGAGTTTCTGAGGAAGCCAAATAGGTAATgggcctctcctgcctccctgcccctcctgggACTGACCAGAAACTTCCCCTAAGTGCTAGCTAGCATTTGTCTAGTGCTTAATAGTGAGCAGAATGATTGAACTTTTTCACGTCTTTACACTTCTACCACTTATTTATACATCTATAAACCACTTACAGTGTGGTTTTGtcatttttcaacttttcacACGTGCTTTAATACTGTATATATCCTTCCACAATTGGTACtcaactttttattgtttttttccagatGTTAATTCATATGGCTCTCTTTAATGACCTGTGATATTCCATTACATGAGTACTCAACAGTTATCAGACCTCTTGTCGAGGGCCATTGATGATTTCAGGGTTATGCTATTGGAACAAGGCAGTGAACAGCCTCGTTCTTGTTTCATTGTGTACAAGGACAGCTGTTTCTAGAATATATGCCAAGGAgaatattttccacatttattatCCCCTTTGGTCTTCACACCTTGAGTTAGAAACACATGACCACTGtcttcattctacagatgaggaatcaGACACTCAAgtactttcccaaggtcacttTGCTGGTGTCTGCAGGACTGGTTTGCAGTAACTCAGATCCTTTGGCCTCTGCCCCGTCTGAGCCACCTTATTCCCCATCTCCCAGTTCCCCGAGCCCACCAGGGGACTGGGGTGTACCTTCTGGACAGGATACTGCTTCCTGGGCCAGGTCCCCCTAGTGCCATTTTCCTGGTTTGGAAAAGAAGTGATGTAGAGGAGTTTTGTCTGCTGTGTCCTCCCAAGTCCCTTGTCAggcctctttccctctcttgaGCTCTCCCTGCCTTGCTCATCCTGGGGTCAGGTTGGGAGCATTAGTCATCTAATTCTTATCAAATGTTGGCTTGAAACTGGTTGAAAATGTCCCTTGGTCGATGAGATTTTGATGGGACAAGCCTTCAAAGCACAGCAGAGTCTCTAATATCGAGGCCCTGCATGTAGAGGAAGCATGTGAGGGCACGGTCCTGACTGAGGCTCTGCCATGTCGGAGGCTGGCACTCGGCCCAGCCTCAGGGGTGCTGAGCAATGGGGTGGGGTTCAACAGTGTTTCCACAGGGGTGATTTTCCCCTTAGATGACCTTTCGTGTGGGctgtccccttccctcctccatcgGACCCCTCCACTCTGCTGTTCTGGTGCAGGTTGGACACTGACATTGGCAACTTCCTGAAGGTGTGGAAGACTCTTCCTCCCAGCTCAGCCAGCATCTCTGAACTGAATGATGCCACTGACCCAGGGCCCTTGGAGAGTCCTCAGAAAGTAGAAgtcagggaggagaaggaggagagacagGACGGAGAGCCAATGGAGAGGCTGGAcgaggagcagagggaggggcagggcataCAGATGCCAGCCGAGGAAGAGGACCTGGACTCCTCACTGGTGTCGGTGTTCAGGGCCGAGTGCCCTTCCCTTTCCGAGGAAATCCTCCGGTGCCTCAGCCTCCAGGACCCCCCGGACGGGGCCCTAGACATCGATCTCCTTCCAGCAGTGGCTTCTCCCTCCCTGGGCATCCCCTGGGATGGGAAGGCTCCCTGCCAGCAGATTCTTACCCACCTGGCCCAGATGATCATCCCCAGCAACTTCACTGCACTGTCCTTCTTTGTGGGGTTCATGGACTCCCACCAGGATGTCATCCCCGACTATGAAGCCCTTGTGGGCCCCTTGCATAGCCTCCTCAAGCAGAAGCCAGACTGGCAGTGGGACCAGGAGCACGAGAAGGCCTTCTTGTCCCTGAAGCGAGCCCTGGTATCTGCCCTCTGCCTGACAGCCCCCAACTCCCAGCTGCCCTTCCGTCTGGAGGTGACGGTGAGCCAAGTGGCCCTGACAGCCATTGTCTACCAGGAGCACTCAGGGAGGAAGCACCCCATTGCCTATACCTCGAAACCCCTCCTCCCCGATGAGGAGAGCGAGGGCCCCCAGTCGGGGGGAGACAGCCCCTATGCCGTAGCCTGGGCACTCAAGCATTTTTCCCGCTGCATTGGAGACACCCCAGTGGTCCTGGACCTTTCCTATGCTGCCCGGACCACTGTGGACCCTGAGGCACGAGAGGGCCGAAGGGTTTCCAAAGCATGGTTGATCCGGTGGTCCCTCTTGGTACAGGATAGAGGCAAGAGGGCCCTGGAATTGACACTTCTCCAGGGCCTGCTGGGGGAAAACCGACTGCTGACGCCTGCATCCTCCATGCCTCGTTTCTTCCAGGTTCTGCCTCCTTTTTCTGACCTGTCTACTTTTGTCTGCATTCACATGTCGGGCTACTGCTTTTACCGTGAGGATGAGTGGTGTGCTGGCTTTGGCCTCTATGTCCTGTCTCCCACCAGCCCCCctgtctccctttccttctcttgttcTCCTTACACACCAACTTATGCCCACCTGGCTGCCGTGGCATGCGGCCTGGAGCGCTTTGGCCAGTCCCACCTCCCGGTGGTTTTCCTCACGCACTGCAACTGGGTCTTCAGCCTCCTCTGGGAGCTCCTGCCCCTGTGGAAGGCTCGGGGCTTCCTGTCCTCTGATGGGGCCCCACTACCTCACCCGAGCCTGCTCTCCTACATCATATCCCTCACCTCCGGCCTCTCATCCCTTCCATTTATCTACCGAACCTCCTACCGTGGCTCCCTGTTTGCTGTGACAGTGGACACCCTGGCCAAGCAGGGTGCACAGGGGGGTGGGCAGTGGTGGAATTTGCCAACGGATGTGCCAGTCCCCGTAGTGTCTCCCCATACCATGGGCAAGAGGCCCGACCTGCTGGCATTACAGCTGAGCGACAGCACTCTGGCGGATATCATTGCCAAGCTGCAGGCCGGGCAGAAATTGTCCGGCTCCTCACCCTTCAGTTCTGCCTTTAACTCGCTCAGCCTGGACAAGGATAGCGGCCTGCTTCTGTTTAAGGGAGAGAAGAAGCCCAAGGTCTGGGTAGTCCCGAGACAACTCCGGAGGGATCTGATTTTCTCTGTGCATGACCTCCCTGTCGGGGCCCACCAGAGGCCTGAGGAAACCTACAAGAAATTGCGGTTGCTGGGGTGGTGGCCTGGGATGCAGGAGCATGTCAGAGATTACTGCAGGAGCTGCTTATTCTGCATCCCCCGAAATCTCCTAGGCAGTGAGTTGAAGGTTATCGAGTCCCTGTGGCCCCTCAGGTCGACCGCCCCCTGGTCGAACCTGCAGATCGAGGTGGTGGGTCCCGTCACCATAAGCGAGGAGGGCCACAAGCATGTGTTGATTGTGGCTGACCCCAATACCAGGTGGGTAGAGGCGTTCCCGCTGAAGCCCTACACGCACACGGCTGTGGCCCAGGTGCTACTTCAGCATGTGTTTGCAAGGTGGGGTGTTCCCGTGAGGCTGGAGGCCGCCCAGGGCCCCCAGTTTGCCCGGCATGTCTTGGTGAGCTGTGGGTTGGCCCTGGGAGCCCAGACGGCCTCCCTGAGTAGGGACCTCCAGTTTCCCtgcctgacaagctcaggggccTACTGGGAATTCAAGAGGGCCCTCAAGGAGTTCATCTTCCTGCATGGTAAGAGGTGGGCGGCTTCCCTGCCCTTGCTGCACCTGGCCTTCAGGGCCTCCTCCACCCAGGCCACGCCGTTCCAGATCCTGACAGGGGGTGAGGTGAGACTGACCGAGCCCCTGTGGTGGGAGATGAGCAGTGCAAATATCGAAGGGCTCAAGATGGATGTCTTCCTGCTGCAACTGATGCGGGAGCTGCTGGAGCTCCACTGGAGGGTGGCTGAGAAGGCCAGTGAAAAGGCGGAGAATAGGCGTTTCAAGCGGGAGAGCCAGGAGAAGGAGTGGAACGTGGGGGACCAGGTCCTCTTGCTGTCTCTCCCCAGGAACGGCAGCAGTGCCAAATGGGTGGGCCCCTTCTATATTGGGGACCGCCTAAGCCTGTCTCTCTACAGGGTCTGGGGCTTCCCAACTCCAGAGAAGCTTGGGTGCATCTACCCTAGCAGTCTGATGAAGTCCTTTGCCAAGAGTGGCACCCCCCTGTCCTTCAAGGTCTTGGAGCAGTGAGCTGGAGCAGTGGGGGAGCCCTGCCCCCAGGGTCCTGGGCCGCTGTGGCTAGGCTTCTCACAGCCCCTGGGGGCCTCTGTTGTGCCTTTCGTAGAGAAGTTACTTCATAAAGCTTTGCTGAATTGCCTTGAACTGGGGACCAGCATCCCTATGGAAATGTCCCCAATTTTGGGTATTGGGAGAATCTGCCAAAGGCTGTCAGCTATGGGCCTCTGGCAGTTTCACCTGGGGAGTGCGAAGTCCCCTTACTGAGGTAGGCCAGGCTCAATGTCTTTTCCCCCAGTATCCCCTTCACCCCGTCACACACGTGCAGGTGTATgcacacaaacacgcacacacacccccagAATCTGACTCCTGGCTACCTAACCATGAAACTGTGGCTCGGGACTTCAGAACCAGAACCACACTCCCTTTGCAAACAGAAACCTCTGATGTAGACTCCTCTCCCCCGACCTGTTCATTTGGGGACCCTTTGCCCTTGAAGTTGTCACAGCTGACACAAACACATGCAGGCTGTGGAGTGGCAGCCTGTTCCCAGTCTCATGTTCAGCTTTTTTAGACCAGGCTAGGCCTGCCTAGCTGTCAAGGAAGAGCTGGCAGCCCTCGGCCTTGAGGCTCAGAGCCGGGGTGGGAGGATGGCCAGCCACAAATGAGTGTCCCGCTTGTCAGCAAGGAAAAGCAAGGGGGAGACTGAGTCAGCCTACCTCATTTGACTCCAGCCAATGGAGACAACCCTGACCCCTGCTGCGATGGTACCAACCCCACAGGAATCAAGGATCTTGATGCCAAATGTGGCATCTCTACCTGAAGAGCTGCTTCAACTAGACCAAGGGGCCCGGGCCTCTATTTCAAGGGGGGAGGGTGTCTGAAATGGGCAGTCTGGCACATGGTGAGGTGTTGGCATGTCTCTCTacctccctaccccaccccaaagCCCACAGCCCTCTCCTGCCTCCAAGGCGCCCTGCATCCCCAGTTCCCACATAGTGTGTGACTGCTGTGG
The nucleotide sequence above comes from Rhinolophus ferrumequinum isolate MPI-CBG mRhiFer1 chromosome 6, mRhiFer1_v1.p, whole genome shotgun sequence. Encoded proteins:
- the NYNRIN gene encoding protein NYNRIN isoform X2, translating into MLLSGGDPPAQEWVMVQTKSKPRVQRQRLQVQRIFRVKLNAFQSRPDTPYFWLQLEGPRENLGKAKRKEGPAMMSVGDSPGPLLEMRALQNGSTENSKRLTSLGAPPGQNAQQETANQLVRVGSNNQGGMDSACKEGPVPGASNQDSVNHSQTLSQQRQVQRVEDKLPFPPPVSALGVCPPWKAWAPGPAFGPLWPGAIAATFWRINELHSLHLAWLLSQACFSFPFWQRPLGPIQFKLPGQSPLPLNLEWKQKELVPLPSVESPDCRPDGGPGGEATLQNCPRPETPKKVMSLLVVSGGSGIKDKASPGLPQIGPPLTSTHQLQAGSEPGDQGSVQWDCKGPEDGPFPALPRGQGVPTAQGRPAAQPGLTAQSVPDAQTVPETLEVPMVSAVSPAQTPPANQVPSAAPQVPTTQMMPAVHTEPAAPKVPSAPAKPAPQVVPTAQKATVGQPASAAHVVPATPKTPTAQKMPAAKTSPVGPKTPKAQTGPAAKTGSTAPKASAASKASRAPKMPAAQKAPTDPGPALDAAKLLSEVQPLSRGSASLKGQGEARRQSPQSSSTLAASSKHQPQVGGLLGAWEGAPRQPPRQPQANNTVTSFQRYHEALNTPFELNLSGEPGNHGLRRVVIDGSSVAMVHGLQHFFSCRGIAMAVQYFWNRGHREVTVFVPTWQLKKNRRVRESHFLTKLHSLKMLSITPSQLENGKKITTYDYRFMVKLAEETDGIIVTNEQLHILMNNSKKLMVKDRLLPFTFAGNLFMVPDDPLGRDGPTLDEFLRKPNRLDTDIGNFLKVWKTLPPSSASISELNDATDPGPLESPQKVEVREEKEERQDGEPMERLDEEQREGQGIQMPAEEEDLDSSLVSVFRAECPSLSEEILRCLSLQDPPDGALDIDLLPAVASPSLGIPWDGKAPCQQILTHLAQMIIPSNFTALSFFVGFMDSHQDVIPDYEALVGPLHSLLKQKPDWQWDQEHEKAFLSLKRALVSALCLTAPNSQLPFRLEVTVSQVALTAIVYQEHSGRKHPIAYTSKPLLPDEESEGPQSGGDSPYAVAWALKHFSRCIGDTPVVLDLSYAARTTVDPEAREGRRVSKAWLIRWSLLVQDRGKRALELTLLQGLLGENRLLTPASSMPRFFQVLPPFSDLSTFVCIHMSGYCFYREDEWCAGFGLYVLSPTSPPVSLSFSCSPYTPTYAHLAAVACGLERFGQSHLPVVFLTHCNWVFSLLWELLPLWKARGFLSSDGAPLPHPSLLSYIISLTSGLSSLPFIYRTSYRGSLFAVTVDTLAKQGAQGGGQWWNLPTDVPVPVVSPHTMGKRPDLLALQLSDSTLADIIAKLQAGQKLSGSSPFSSAFNSLSLDKDSGLLLFKGEKKPKVWVVPRQLRRDLIFSVHDLPVGAHQRPEETYKKLRLLGWWPGMQEHVRDYCRSCLFCIPRNLLGSELKVIESLWPLRSTAPWSNLQIEVVGPVTISEEGHKHVLIVADPNTRWVEAFPLKPYTHTAVAQVLLQHVFARWGVPVRLEAAQGPQFARHVLVSCGLALGAQTASLSRDLQFPCLTSSGAYWEFKRALKEFIFLHGKRWAASLPLLHLAFRASSTQATPFQILTGGEVRLTEPLWWEMSSANIEGLKMDVFLLQLMRELLELHWRVAEKASEKAENRRFKRESQEKEWNVGDQVLLLSLPRNGSSAKWVGPFYIGDRLSLSLYRVWGFPTPEKLGCIYPSSLMKSFAKSGTPLSFKVLEQ